A genomic segment from Betaproteobacteria bacterium encodes:
- a CDS encoding NAD-binding protein, producing the protein MPSSRLEDPRPRGGREVTITSLERRGKPVAPLLRRRGWTRRCRGRGGVFSDSSARGPGIVHDSRRAHRIHGRRIMTASVGFIGLGNMGNPMAGNVLKNGFTLTVFDKNPAAMKNLVAAGASAGSSPQQVAEKAEVLLTCLPGSPEVEDLYLGAGGLIECAKPGNVLVDMSSVLPSTPRKLEPLAKARGVQFLEAPVSGGVTGARAATLAIMTGGDEAVLERVRPILRTIGPNIYRVGPVGAGNTVKAINNMMSSVNALTMMEGMMVGIKSGLDLETMHAIIKDSSGNSNALARVHRALIPRNFEPGFKVQLMNKDLDTFNSIARDLHVPVSFGNVAQRYQQAALAAGLGEKDTSVIFTLIERLAGVKAPGE; encoded by the coding sequence GCTGGACGCGACGTTGTCGCGGACGGGGTGGTGTATTCTCGGATTCGAGCGCACGCGGTCCGGGTATCGTTCACGATTCGCGGCGCGCGCACCGCATCCACGGGAGGAGAATCATGACGGCTTCGGTGGGATTCATCGGCCTGGGCAACATGGGCAACCCCATGGCCGGCAACGTGTTGAAGAATGGCTTCACGCTCACGGTGTTCGACAAGAATCCGGCGGCGATGAAGAACCTGGTCGCGGCCGGAGCGAGCGCGGGTTCGTCGCCGCAACAGGTGGCCGAGAAAGCGGAGGTTCTGCTCACCTGCCTGCCCGGCTCGCCCGAAGTCGAGGACCTGTACCTCGGCGCCGGCGGGCTGATCGAATGCGCCAAACCGGGCAACGTGCTGGTGGACATGAGCAGCGTGTTGCCTTCGACGCCGCGCAAGCTCGAGCCGCTGGCCAAGGCCCGCGGCGTTCAGTTCCTGGAAGCGCCGGTGAGCGGCGGCGTCACCGGCGCGCGCGCAGCGACGCTGGCGATCATGACCGGCGGCGACGAAGCGGTGCTCGAACGGGTGCGCCCGATCCTGCGCACGATCGGGCCGAACATCTATCGGGTCGGCCCCGTCGGCGCCGGCAACACCGTGAAGGCGATCAACAACATGATGTCGTCGGTGAATGCGCTCACCATGATGGAAGGCATGATGGTCGGGATCAAGTCGGGGCTTGATCTCGAAACGATGCACGCGATCATCAAGGACAGCAGCGGCAACAGCAACGCGCTGGCGCGCGTGCACCGCGCGCTCATCCCGCGTAACTTCGAGCCCGGCTTCAAGGTCCAGCTCATGAACAAGGACCTGGACACGTTCAACTCGATCGCCCGGGATTTGCACGTGCCGGTGAGCTTCGGCAACGTCGCTCAGCGCTATCAGCAGGCCGCCCTTGCGGCCGGGCTGGGGGAGAAGGACACCAGCGTGATTTTCACGCTGATCGAGCGGCTGGCTGGCGTCAAAGCGCCGGGCGAGTAG